One part of the Bdellovibrio bacteriovorus genome encodes these proteins:
- a CDS encoding substrate-binding periplasmic protein, protein MTRLYWILPVLLACVCAQAKSYRVLAEDNWPPFSYVEKGRLQGVSVDLVQAALELESAEVELLEVPYLRCLALTAIGKEPGCFNSAKNQELVEKYIFPDEHLFRSRGLIVTNRHVKKTKSIRVVRDLEGETVALPSGFPFGKEFDDNKKILKHFTANDMTSLKLVVTGRINYAAIDEMVLYYYLQRNPQFRGKVSTVLELSNEPIYVHFSRSHPQSRELREKLDRGLRKLKTSPDYARIMQRWLGKDVPLENFR, encoded by the coding sequence GTGACCCGTCTGTATTGGATTCTGCCAGTCCTGCTTGCTTGCGTGTGTGCGCAGGCCAAAAGCTATCGTGTCCTTGCCGAGGACAACTGGCCGCCATTTTCCTATGTGGAGAAAGGCCGGCTGCAGGGCGTGTCCGTGGATCTGGTGCAAGCCGCACTTGAACTGGAATCAGCAGAAGTCGAGCTTTTGGAAGTTCCATACCTGCGCTGTTTGGCTTTGACCGCCATCGGGAAAGAGCCAGGCTGCTTTAACTCGGCAAAAAATCAGGAGCTGGTTGAAAAATACATCTTCCCGGATGAGCACCTGTTCCGCAGCCGCGGATTGATTGTCACCAATCGCCATGTAAAAAAGACCAAATCCATCCGTGTCGTCCGTGACCTTGAAGGGGAGACGGTGGCACTACCCAGCGGTTTTCCATTTGGGAAGGAATTCGACGATAACAAAAAGATCCTGAAGCACTTCACCGCCAATGACATGACTTCATTGAAGCTGGTGGTGACCGGCCGGATAAACTACGCCGCCATCGACGAAATGGTTTTGTACTATTACCTGCAAAGAAACCCCCAGTTTCGCGGCAAAGTGAGCACGGTTTTAGAGCTGAGCAATGAGCCCATCTATGTCCATTTTTCCCGCTCCCATCCGCAAAGCCGTGAGCTGCGTGAAAAGCTGGATCGGGGTTTAAGAAAGCTGAAAACCTCGCCGGACTATGCCCGCATCATGCAGCGCTGGCTGGGTAAGGATGTCCCTTTGGAAAACTTCCGCTAG